One part of the Sulfolobus tengchongensis genome encodes these proteins:
- the nuoN gene encoding NADH-quinone oxidoreductase subunit NuoN, with product MSIDYYLPILIPSILILFSSILILFMDNGISTNRFKNSVLLSSISVGISLIILIYFWAAGFVKYTLFSNSLLIDVPGYFFSITAFSIGILAILLSKDHLESWRNRSSMLSLMLLTLLGLLYMSFADSIVIILTTWAISSAASYAITMLRKDYMSVDAGVKYLIMGLVSSSIMIIGFASYLISTDSLVFTTSVIYPNLFFFAISFISIAFLFKMGAFPFQAWLPDVYTYADRISVAFISSVGKLVGIIPLFRVVYLSDPNVVELTIFIIVSIASMIVGNITAFSRRDIAAILSFSSITQIGYILIGFAMFTISPAIAIVGILVQSLAYGIAQVGLFGIVSHVEKITGTSDISALRGISSQDKLLAFAIVILILSLLGIPPIFGFWGKLFLFESSFTYPWLTIIAVLNSAISAGYYVPIVREVFREGEFALSKSSERDIAIVSAILSILLGIVIPLIFQILVSQVG from the coding sequence ATGAGTATAGATTATTATTTACCAATCTTAATACCATCAATCTTAATTTTATTTTCATCAATCTTAATTTTATTTATGGATAATGGTATTAGTACTAATAGATTTAAAAATTCAGTATTGCTTTCATCTATTTCAGTTGGTATTAGTCTAATAATTTTAATATACTTCTGGGCAGCAGGTTTCGTAAAATATACGTTGTTTTCCAACTCTTTACTTATAGACGTGCCGGGTTATTTCTTTTCAATTACAGCATTTAGTATCGGTATCCTTGCTATCCTATTAAGTAAAGATCATTTAGAGAGTTGGAGAAATCGTTCATCAATGTTATCATTAATGCTCCTAACTCTCCTAGGTTTGCTATACATGTCGTTTGCTGATAGCATAGTAATAATTCTTACAACATGGGCTATTTCATCTGCTGCTAGCTATGCAATAACAATGCTTAGAAAAGATTATATGTCAGTAGATGCGGGTGTCAAGTATCTTATTATGGGGCTTGTATCGAGTTCAATCATGATAATAGGTTTCGCATCGTATTTAATTTCTACAGATTCATTAGTATTTACTACATCTGTAATATATCCTAATCTCTTCTTCTTTGCTATTTCCTTTATTTCTATAGCCTTTTTATTTAAGATGGGCGCATTCCCATTTCAAGCGTGGTTACCAGACGTTTACACATATGCTGATAGAATATCAGTGGCTTTCATTTCAAGTGTTGGGAAATTAGTAGGGATTATTCCTCTATTTAGAGTTGTATATTTATCAGATCCAAACGTTGTAGAACTAACAATATTCATAATAGTTTCAATTGCAAGTATGATTGTCGGAAATATAACTGCTTTCTCTAGGAGGGACATTGCAGCAATACTCTCCTTTAGCTCAATAACACAGATTGGATATATTTTGATAGGTTTTGCTATGTTTACAATATCACCGGCTATAGCAATAGTAGGTATACTTGTACAATCTCTTGCATATGGAATAGCACAAGTAGGTCTTTTCGGTATTGTAAGTCATGTAGAAAAAATAACGGGAACCTCCGATATTTCAGCTTTAAGAGGTATATCATCCCAAGATAAACTTCTAGCGTTTGCAATAGTTATTTTAATACTAAGTCTACTTGGAATTCCACCGATATTTGGATTTTGGGGTAAATTATTCCTCTTTGAGAGCTCATTTACCTATCCTTGGCTAACCATAATAGCGGTTCTTAATAGTGCGATATCTGCTGGATATTATGTACCAATAGTAAGAGAAGTATTCAGAGAAGGAGAGTTTGCGCTTTCTAAAAGTTCTGAGAGGGATATAGCTATAGTCTCGGCAATTTTAAGTATATTATTAGGTATAGTTATCCCACTTATATTCCAGATTTTGGTGAGCCAGGTTGGTTAG
- a CDS encoding inositol-3-phosphate synthase: MVRVALIGIGNVAAAFVQAIEFAKTGKEIYGILNLPIKPNNIEIVAAFDIDKRKVGKRLREAIFTKPNVVDKYIDIKSNDIIVMRGPTLDGKVGILSSIIEESEEKPVDVVSILKREHVDVVINLLPTGAIKASAFYAMASLEAGVSFINSTPSPVAKEFGDKFRDRNLPVFGDDLLSQIGGTITHAGIIEFLKSRGVKVLRSYQIDIAGSTEALVTLEDWRKDLKKGIKSTFISSYTNGAEIVAGTSDYVEFLKDRRVSYMVIEGMYGIGVPIRIDISLKTYDSINAVSPLIDLVRLSKLLMEKGIGGAIKEVCYYYFKDPPERAKSIMEAKKGFELLLSNLL; encoded by the coding sequence TTGGTTAGAGTTGCATTGATAGGAATAGGTAATGTAGCTGCTGCGTTTGTTCAAGCCATTGAATTTGCCAAAACTGGTAAGGAAATATACGGAATACTTAACTTGCCAATAAAACCTAATAATATAGAAATCGTAGCAGCGTTTGACATAGATAAAAGGAAAGTTGGCAAAAGGTTAAGAGAAGCAATATTTACTAAGCCTAATGTGGTCGATAAGTATATTGATATAAAAAGTAATGATATTATCGTAATGAGAGGTCCTACTCTTGATGGAAAAGTAGGTATTTTATCAAGTATAATCGAGGAATCTGAAGAAAAACCAGTTGATGTTGTTAGTATTTTAAAGAGAGAGCATGTAGATGTTGTTATAAACTTATTACCAACTGGAGCTATTAAAGCGAGTGCTTTCTACGCAATGGCGTCGTTAGAAGCTGGTGTATCGTTTATAAACTCTACACCTTCTCCAGTGGCTAAAGAATTTGGAGATAAGTTCAGAGATAGAAATCTTCCAGTCTTTGGTGATGATTTGTTAAGTCAGATAGGGGGTACTATTACGCATGCAGGGATTATAGAATTTTTAAAAAGTAGGGGAGTTAAAGTTCTGAGATCTTATCAAATAGATATTGCAGGTTCGACTGAGGCTTTAGTAACGCTTGAGGATTGGCGGAAAGACCTAAAAAAAGGGATTAAGTCGACTTTCATCTCTTCATATACGAATGGAGCCGAAATAGTAGCGGGAACCTCTGATTATGTGGAGTTCTTAAAAGATAGAAGAGTTAGTTACATGGTAATTGAAGGTATGTATGGCATAGGGGTTCCTATAAGGATTGATATTTCATTAAAGACGTACGACTCGATTAATGCTGTAAGTCCTCTAATAGATTTAGTAAGACTTTCAAAACTTTTAATGGAAAAGGGAATAGGAGGAGCTATAAAAGAAGTATGCTATTACTATTTTAAAGATCCTCCAGAAAGAGCTAAAAGCATCATGGAAGCAAAGAAAGGTTTCGAGTTGCTTTTAAGTAATCTTTTATAA
- the thiI gene encoding tRNA uracil 4-sulfurtransferase ThiI: MLIMIRPSGEIALKSPRSRRNFEYTLITNIRNIIGEGKLWRSQGLIFLEINNDNINDLAQKLSKIFGIASFSPVIVTEFSNLQDIIDRAKQIFSDIVRGKIFAVRAKRVGYHNFTSLEVQRKVGEALFPFSKGVDLENPEIEIFIEIRNNLAYFYHENFKGPKGLPVGIAGKTVVLFSGGIDSPVATWMMMKRGAIPIILNFNLGGNVHKELVVNELNVIKKWSGGHKIKVFIVKGTDVLIKLSQIDRGNRVVMLKRIMYRVAERLSERVSAKSITTGESLSQVSSQTMVNLYVTEYGIKFPIFRPLIGFDKEEIVEVARKIGTYEYSIKLPEYCAISTKARTSVELNEILQQEEKVNLDYDKILENSEFIEI; encoded by the coding sequence ATGCTAATCATGATAAGACCCTCAGGTGAAATCGCTCTAAAGTCTCCAAGATCTAGGAGAAATTTTGAGTATACATTAATTACTAATATAAGAAATATAATAGGAGAGGGAAAACTGTGGAGATCTCAAGGATTAATTTTCTTGGAAATCAATAACGATAATATTAATGATCTCGCGCAGAAACTTAGCAAGATCTTTGGCATAGCCTCATTTTCACCAGTAATAGTAACAGAATTTAGTAATTTACAAGATATTATAGATAGAGCTAAACAAATTTTCAGTGATATAGTAAGGGGGAAAATTTTCGCTGTAAGAGCTAAAAGGGTAGGTTATCACAACTTTACTAGTTTAGAGGTACAGAGAAAAGTAGGTGAGGCATTATTTCCTTTTTCAAAAGGAGTAGATTTAGAGAATCCAGAAATAGAGATATTCATAGAAATAAGAAATAACTTAGCTTACTTCTATCATGAAAACTTTAAAGGACCTAAAGGATTACCAGTAGGAATTGCAGGGAAAACAGTAGTATTATTTTCAGGTGGTATTGATTCGCCGGTAGCAACGTGGATGATGATGAAAAGAGGTGCGATACCGATAATTTTGAACTTTAACTTAGGAGGCAATGTGCATAAGGAGTTAGTGGTTAATGAACTTAACGTCATTAAAAAGTGGAGTGGTGGACATAAAATCAAAGTGTTCATTGTAAAAGGCACAGATGTATTAATCAAACTATCACAAATCGACAGAGGAAATAGAGTAGTCATGCTTAAACGAATAATGTATAGAGTAGCTGAAAGATTATCAGAAAGAGTTTCAGCTAAGTCAATAACTACTGGTGAATCATTATCACAAGTTTCCTCACAAACTATGGTTAACTTGTACGTAACTGAGTATGGAATAAAGTTCCCGATATTTAGACCTTTAATAGGATTTGATAAGGAGGAGATCGTAGAAGTAGCTAGGAAAATAGGTACTTACGAATATTCAATAAAACTTCCTGAATATTGTGCAATCTCAACAAAAGCTAGAACTTCTGTGGAGCTAAATGAAATATTACAACAAGAAGAAAAAGTTAACTTAGACTATGACAAGATTCTTGAAAATTCAGAATTCATAGAAATATAA
- a CDS encoding transporter yields MLGTKISLKNVTILPILSFTLSSYYLVNFVFYLQYFKYSTLLEFLLIGAPFIGRALTPLTYPLLVTRMSINRVVYYSLGSMGVIDIIEYFTNSSILLLLLRILTGVLFGLSTSAAVEIATQSKSKIIIGMTMGGWALGWLLAAFITFAIGKYTLIASSFSIIFLLFSKNSNANLRLPINARENRIAFSWEALLIFLLGFEPAYILQIVPSLLGEELAIKETIIAYSISFIAYLALPAIKNIRVISLVSSIIISITGFLAFITLKTWIFIPFTVFGLGFNSLLPIIVRLMGIEVRKIGPSMNLASLSGFLIPSLVSIGNIQANSALLTLLTSVTLGLIILSKSIKNANEY; encoded by the coding sequence ATGTTAGGTACAAAAATATCGCTGAAGAACGTTACAATATTACCAATTCTAAGTTTCACCCTATCCTCCTACTATCTTGTCAACTTTGTATTTTACTTACAATACTTCAAATACTCCACTTTACTAGAGTTCTTGCTAATTGGTGCGCCATTTATAGGTAGAGCTCTAACTCCTTTAACTTATCCACTTCTGGTAACCAGAATGAGTATCAATAGAGTGGTCTACTATTCATTGGGAAGCATGGGAGTTATTGATATTATAGAATATTTTACTAATAGCTCTATTCTGTTATTGCTCTTAAGAATACTAACTGGGGTTTTGTTCGGCTTATCTACGTCAGCAGCTGTAGAAATTGCAACCCAAAGCAAAAGTAAAATAATAATTGGGATGACTATGGGAGGTTGGGCATTAGGATGGCTATTAGCAGCTTTTATTACATTCGCTATAGGAAAGTACACTCTAATAGCGAGTTCATTTTCAATCATATTTCTCTTATTCAGCAAAAACTCTAATGCTAATTTAAGATTACCAATAAATGCTAGAGAAAATAGGATTGCATTTTCTTGGGAGGCATTATTAATATTCCTATTAGGATTTGAACCTGCATATATATTGCAAATAGTCCCATCATTATTAGGAGAAGAATTAGCTATAAAAGAGACGATAATTGCGTATTCGATCTCATTCATAGCTTATTTAGCGTTGCCAGCTATTAAGAATATTAGAGTCATTTCATTAGTAAGCTCAATAATAATAAGCATAACTGGCTTCTTGGCATTTATCACACTAAAGACATGGATATTTATTCCCTTCACAGTATTTGGACTAGGGTTTAACTCTCTTCTGCCTATTATTGTAAGACTTATGGGTATTGAAGTTAGAAAGATAGGACCTAGTATGAATTTAGCGTCACTAAGTGGATTCCTAATACCCTCCTTAGTTAGTATAGGGAATATTCAAGCAAATTCTGCACTATTGACACTACTGACATCAGTAACCTTAGGGTTGATAATATTATCTAAATCAATCAAAAATGCAAATGAATATTAG
- a CDS encoding DUF434 domain-containing protein: MDEIDSLKEAYIDYKYFLNRGYPRKIALDAITARYNLSQAKRLLLYRCVHSDEEIRIIKHKIVNEKEIVVDGYNLALTLISAINGEDIFLCDDGFFRDLGLGKYKDSDMITDVLLLITEYCEKLRINCEIILDSQLSKSGNIISILKKKNINARTVTKADKEIIISSKAVYSNDFLILYKSQKISNVLNNMFLENYFKIFKGPWVIN; the protein is encoded by the coding sequence ATGGATGAAATAGATTCTTTAAAAGAAGCCTACATAGATTACAAGTATTTTTTGAATAGAGGTTATCCCAGAAAAATTGCCTTAGATGCTATAACAGCAAGATATAACTTGTCCCAAGCGAAAAGACTCTTATTATATCGTTGTGTTCATTCTGATGAAGAAATCAGAATTATTAAACATAAGATAGTTAATGAGAAAGAAATAGTAGTAGATGGATATAATTTAGCTTTAACATTGATTTCTGCGATAAATGGTGAAGATATATTTTTATGTGATGATGGTTTCTTTAGAGATTTGGGTCTAGGAAAATATAAAGATAGTGATATGATAACTGACGTATTACTTTTGATTACGGAATATTGTGAAAAATTAAGAATAAATTGCGAGATCATCTTGGATAGTCAACTAAGCAAAAGTGGTAATATAATATCTATACTAAAGAAAAAGAATATCAACGCAAGAACTGTTACAAAAGCCGATAAGGAAATCATCATATCTAGTAAAGCTGTATATAGTAATGATTTTTTAATTTTATATAAATCGCAAAAAATTTCTAATGTATTAAATAACATGTTTCTAGAAAATTATTTTAAAATCTTTAAGGGACCTTGGGTCATTAACTAA
- the alaS gene encoding alanine--tRNA ligase, with product MKSGEEEYRLNFFLKNDFKRKICKSCKTPFWTKDEKREYCADIPCTDYYFFDIDIKSSPLTVKEAREKFLSFFEKRGHTVIPPKPVLARWREDLYLTIASIVDFQPHVTSGLVPPPANPLVVSQPSIRLEDIDNVGITFGRHLTTFEMAAHHAFNYPDKYVYWKDETTSYATEFFTKELGIPEEELNFKESWWEGGGNAGPCLEVTVGGLELATLVFMQYKIEENGTYTPLKLKIVDTGYGVERIAWITQKTPSAFHAIYGNLVYKFFDKIGVPYVDEELLKIASRLAGRIDPDNPETIKLHRKMVSEKLGIELKRVDEELDRAAKVFQVLDHTKTIMLMLADGLVPSNSGEGYLGRLVIRRALRVLKLLKSDVRLYELLKEQIDFWKEDFPQVLKNKDYILDAVELEQQRFETILDKIPSIASSLSKKKEISVEDLVQIYDSNGIPPDLLEDELNKRGVKIEVPRNFYALVAKRHQTSRIKDKTEKAKLPKDVIDYAMKLQPTEKLYYKDQYMRSFEGRVIGVHKNYLVLDRTAFYPEGGGQLGDTGFIIDEKRNKKYEVIDTQKVNDVVVHVLKEQPTIDIGDVVKGEINWERRYRLMRHHTVTHIILASAKKVLGDHVWQAGAEKTPEKGRLDITHHKPLSEEEIKLIEDNANKIIADRRPVRAIEINRMEAEMKYGVSIYEGGVPNSATIRLLEIKDWDIESCGGTHVSNTSEIGAVKITNVEKIQDGVIRLEYVAGSALIDYIRETERMLNEASKIIGASPSQLSSRLKRVINEKEENERLLAQYRKMFENIIISNLKPYEINGIKVYIVEGVDDEEEIKEIMRRLTIPQSTIALSISGNRIQIATAENLKVDKIVEELRKIGGRGGGRGTFANIMMENKKSKEEVLEILRKVL from the coding sequence ATGAAGTCTGGAGAAGAGGAATATAGATTAAATTTCTTTTTAAAGAATGATTTTAAGCGAAAAATATGCAAATCGTGTAAGACTCCATTTTGGACTAAAGATGAAAAAAGAGAATATTGTGCGGATATTCCTTGTACGGACTATTATTTCTTTGATATAGATATAAAAAGTTCACCATTGACCGTAAAAGAGGCAAGAGAAAAATTTCTATCATTCTTTGAAAAAAGAGGACATACCGTAATACCACCTAAACCAGTATTAGCTAGGTGGAGAGAAGATCTATATTTAACGATAGCGAGTATTGTTGATTTTCAACCACATGTCACCAGTGGTTTAGTTCCCCCTCCTGCAAATCCATTAGTGGTTTCTCAGCCTTCTATAAGATTAGAGGATATAGATAATGTAGGAATAACATTTGGAAGGCACTTAACAACTTTCGAAATGGCAGCACACCACGCTTTCAACTATCCAGACAAATACGTATACTGGAAGGATGAAACTACATCTTATGCTACAGAATTCTTTACAAAAGAATTAGGAATTCCAGAGGAAGAGTTAAATTTTAAAGAGTCATGGTGGGAAGGAGGAGGAAATGCTGGACCGTGTTTAGAAGTTACTGTTGGTGGATTAGAATTAGCTACTTTAGTATTCATGCAGTACAAAATTGAGGAAAATGGTACTTATACTCCATTAAAATTGAAAATTGTAGATACTGGATATGGTGTAGAAAGAATAGCTTGGATAACTCAAAAAACACCTTCAGCATTTCATGCGATATATGGTAATCTGGTTTACAAATTCTTTGATAAAATAGGTGTACCTTATGTAGATGAGGAACTATTAAAGATAGCATCCAGATTAGCTGGAAGAATTGACCCAGATAATCCAGAAACTATAAAATTGCATCGAAAAATGGTTAGCGAGAAACTTGGAATTGAACTAAAAAGGGTCGACGAAGAATTAGATAGAGCTGCTAAAGTGTTTCAAGTTCTTGATCACACTAAGACAATTATGCTTATGCTTGCTGATGGTCTGGTACCTTCTAATTCAGGTGAGGGATATCTAGGTAGGCTAGTTATAAGAAGAGCTCTGAGAGTCTTGAAGCTACTTAAATCAGATGTAAGATTGTATGAACTATTGAAGGAGCAGATAGATTTCTGGAAAGAAGATTTCCCACAAGTCTTAAAAAATAAAGATTACATTTTGGATGCAGTAGAATTAGAGCAACAGAGATTTGAAACTATATTAGATAAAATTCCATCTATTGCGTCTAGTTTGTCAAAGAAGAAGGAGATCTCAGTAGAAGATCTAGTACAGATATATGATTCTAATGGGATACCTCCCGATCTATTAGAGGACGAACTTAACAAAAGAGGCGTTAAGATTGAGGTACCTCGTAACTTTTATGCATTAGTTGCAAAAAGGCATCAGACTTCGAGAATCAAGGATAAAACTGAGAAGGCTAAACTACCTAAAGACGTAATAGATTACGCTATGAAACTACAACCCACTGAAAAATTATACTATAAAGACCAGTATATGAGATCATTTGAAGGAAGAGTGATAGGCGTACACAAAAACTATTTGGTCTTAGATAGAACTGCATTCTATCCGGAAGGAGGAGGTCAATTAGGTGATACTGGCTTCATCATAGATGAGAAAAGGAATAAAAAATATGAGGTAATAGACACGCAAAAGGTAAATGATGTTGTAGTTCACGTCTTGAAGGAACAACCAACGATAGATATTGGAGATGTAGTAAAAGGAGAGATTAATTGGGAAAGGAGATATCGTTTAATGAGACATCATACAGTTACGCATATAATACTCGCCTCAGCTAAGAAAGTATTAGGAGATCACGTATGGCAAGCTGGTGCAGAGAAAACCCCGGAGAAAGGAAGGTTAGATATTACACATCATAAGCCATTAAGTGAGGAGGAAATTAAACTAATAGAAGACAATGCAAATAAGATAATAGCAGATAGAAGACCAGTTAGAGCCATAGAAATCAATAGAATGGAAGCTGAAATGAAATATGGAGTCTCCATATATGAGGGTGGGGTTCCCAATTCTGCAACAATTAGATTATTGGAAATAAAAGACTGGGACATAGAAAGTTGTGGCGGAACTCATGTAAGTAATACAAGTGAGATAGGTGCGGTAAAAATAACTAATGTAGAAAAAATTCAAGATGGCGTAATTAGACTTGAGTACGTAGCGGGATCAGCACTAATAGACTACATTAGAGAAACAGAGCGAATGCTAAATGAGGCATCAAAGATAATAGGTGCTTCTCCAAGTCAATTATCTAGTAGATTAAAAAGGGTAATTAATGAAAAGGAAGAAAATGAGAGATTACTAGCACAATATAGGAAAATGTTCGAAAACATCATAATAAGTAATCTTAAGCCCTATGAGATAAATGGAATAAAAGTATATATAGTTGAAGGAGTTGATGACGAGGAGGAAATTAAAGAGATAATGAGAAGATTGACTATTCCTCAAAGTACCATTGCATTATCAATATCTGGGAATAGGATTCAAATAGCTACAGCAGAAAATCTAAAGGTTGACAAAATCGTAGAAGAGCTAAGAAAGATAGGAGGAAGAGGAGGAGGAAGAGGTACTTTCGCTAATATCATGATGGAAAATAAAAAGAGCAAGGAAGAGGTATTGGAAATCTTAAGAAAAGTTTTGTAA
- the rpl12p gene encoding 50S ribosomal protein P1, producing MEYIYASLLLHSAKKEINEDSLKNVLTAAGITVDEVRLKAVVAALKEVNIDEVLKNAAAMPVAVAAQPQATQAKPAEEKKEEKKEEEKKGPSEEEIASGLSSLFG from the coding sequence ATGGAGTACATATATGCAAGTCTCCTATTACATTCAGCTAAAAAAGAAATAAATGAAGATAGTTTAAAGAACGTATTAACAGCAGCTGGAATAACCGTGGATGAAGTTAGACTAAAAGCTGTAGTAGCGGCACTAAAAGAGGTAAACATAGATGAAGTATTAAAGAATGCAGCAGCAATGCCAGTAGCTGTAGCAGCGCAACCACAAGCTACTCAAGCAAAACCTGCAGAAGAAAAGAAAGAAGAGAAGAAGGAAGAAGAAAAGAAAGGACCAAGCGAAGAAGAAATAGCAAGCGGACTATCATCACTATTTGGTTAA